One segment of Solanum stenotomum isolate F172 chromosome 1, ASM1918654v1, whole genome shotgun sequence DNA contains the following:
- the LOC125853305 gene encoding chlorophyll a-b binding protein CP24 10B, chloroplastic, translating to MTTTSAAVLNGLSSSFLTGGKKTQALLGAPVTARVATPKRFIVAAAAVAPKKSWIPGVKAGGNLVDPEWLDGSLPGDFGFDPLGLGKDPAFLKWYREAELIHGRWAMAAVLGIFVGQAWSGIPWFEAGADPGAIAPFSFGTLLGTQLLLMGWVESKRWVDFFDNDSQSIDWATPWSKTAENFANFTGEQGYPGGKFFDPLALAGTLNNGVYVPDTEKLERLKLAEIKHARLAMLAMLIFYFEAGQGKTPLGALGL from the exons ATGACCACCACATCTGCTGCAGTGCTAAATGGCTTGAGCTCCTCTTTCTTGACTGGTGGCAAGAAAACTCAAGCCTTGTTAGGTGCTCCTGTTACTGCCAGAGTTGCCACTCCCAAGAGGTTCATTGTGGCAGCTGCTGCTGTTGCTCCCAAGAAATCTTGGATTCCTGGTGTAAAAGCTGGTGGCAACTTGGTTGACCCCGAGTGGCTCGATGGCTC GCTCCCTGGTGACTTTGGTTTTGACCCACTTGGTCTTGGCAAGGACCCTGCATTCTTGAAATGGTACAGAGAAGCTGAGCTCATTCATGGCAGATGGGCAATGGCTGCTGTATTGGGCATCTTTGTTGGTCAAGCATGGAGTGGCATTCCATGGTTTGAGGCTGGTGCTGATCCTGGTGCTATTGCACCTTTCTCTTTTGGCACACTTCTTGGCACTCAGCTTCTCCTCATGGGTTGGGTTGAGAGCAAAAGGTGGGTCGACTTCTTCGACAATGACTCTCAGTCTATAGATTGGGCCACTCCATGGTCCAAGACTGCTGAGAACTTTGCCAACTTCACAGGCGAACAGGGTTACCCTGGTGGCAAATTCTTCGATCCTTTGGCATTAGCTGGTACACTTAACAATGGAGTTTATGTCCCCGACACAGAAAAGCTTGAGAGATTAAAGCTTGCTGAGATCAAGCATGCTAGACTTGCTATGTTAGCCAtgttaattttctattttgagGCTGGACAAGGCAAGACACCCCTTGGAGCTCTTGGTTTGTAA